GCTGTGCATGGGTGACAATGGCACTAAGTTTCTGTCCCTCTTCATCAGCTCCATGGGCACTGTGTAGTTGGTAGAGTATGCTTTTGGTACCTGTTGCGGTGGCTGTGGTAAAGCAGGTAAAGATACAGGCATCTGCTGTGGCATACCTGGCATGGAATGAACAGACCCTGGAATGGCAGGCATTGAcccagtcatctgctgtggcaTTATCTGCATACCCGACATAGGCACCCCTGGTATTGTCCCCCCAGAAGAGTAGGCTGACATGGGTCTTGAGTGAACAGGCAGGAGGGCTCCAGAATATGGCCCTGGGGAACGAGGGGGTTGGCCTGGGTAGCCTCCAGAGGCTTCCAGTAACTGCTGAGAGGGAGCACTGCTGGGCCTCCGACCAATTACTTCTCCCATCCGTGGAGATATAGTATGCATGGCCCCAGGTGTTGGTGGGGGCATTAGTTGAGGATCCATGGCTAAAGCTTGTGGAGTGTGTGgtagatgatgatggtggtgctgTGGTTGGTAGATGTCCGAGCGATGGCTGAAGCTATTAGAGCGACCTCGCATAGGCGTCTGAGGTTGGGAGGGGGCCAGCGTAGCTTCTACTGGGCGCTTGCAATTGTGGACCAGGCGAGACAGCACACGAGCCTGACCGAGGTTTGGGGCGACTGTCCGGACATCATTCTCCTCCATGACAGCCAGCATGTTAGTGGAGTCAAACCCCTGCTGGATAAGTGAGGAGATGGTGCTCTCAGAGAGGCCCTCATTTCGCAACAGAGAAAGAAACTCAGGATCGGCCGTCTTCTTGGGGTCCACGGGCAAAGGCGTCTGCGGGGCAATTGTGGGAGGAGCAGGTAGAGGGACAGGGAGTGGAGTAGCTGGGGGAGGAGGGACTGGAGTTGGACCCACTTGCAGAGGTGGAGGTGCAGCTGGAGCAACCACTGCAGTTTGCACGGGAGCGGGCGGCGCAGGAAGTGGGGCTGTCAAAGAAAGGTTAGGGTCAGAGACTGGCATGGTAGGTGGAGGTGGCAGGGGTTGTGGTTGTTGCTGTTGCAGATGTTGTTGCTGCAACTGTTCTTGCTGAAGATGCTGTTGCTGTAACTGTTGCTGCTGTAACTGCTGTTGCTGAATTTGCTGTTGTTGGAGTTGCTGTTGCTGTAATTGCTgttgttgaagctgctgctgttgtatttgttgctgctgtaactgctgctgctgaagttgTTGCTGTTGTAACTGTTGCTGCTGTATTTGTTGCTGATGTTGCAATTGATGCTGTTGCTGGATGGTTAATGGCGAGGCTGTCTCTTGCCTCATAATCATGCTTTGACTGGCAGGATCTACCACTAGACAGGTAGCAGCCTGCTGCTGCGGATCAAGGGGACGACCATTAGCAtcagtataaacagactgaccTGTCAGAGGTGGAGGCTCACTGGCATACCGAGGAGATGGGTGGTCCATTCCATAATGAGCAGGAGGGGGGTCTCGAGGGGGTATCTTGGCAGAAGTTATAGCACCAGGGTCCCTATATGCCCTATTCAATTCATGAGTGGTTGGCGGAGggggaggaggcagaggagatgAGGGTGCTTGAGGTCCTGCCCTCACTGCCTGACCTTGATCCCATGCAGCACGAGCCCCAGGAGTCATCCCCAAATGAGAGCCTGACCTGCTGAGTggatgaggatgagggtgaGGTGGCGGAGGCTGATGCTCTGACCGGTAAAAGGCCTCAGGTGTCCGAGGAGTCATGGCTGGGTCATGGGAGTAGTA
This is a stretch of genomic DNA from Archocentrus centrarchus isolate MPI-CPG fArcCen1 chromosome 15, fArcCen1, whole genome shotgun sequence. It encodes these proteins:
- the ctbp2a gene encoding C-terminal-binding protein 2a isoform X1, which codes for MLVPNKVSLGRSHSWDTLGGNEGQWERADSVYEQQARLAGRRSSLSYAEGGGWYEPPPGVRLPDLDLKRDPYSYQDSLYGQVYTERHDPRGLRKGSVPDLNHYERVPMAHRGSIPHQDYYSHDPAMTPRTPEAFYRSEHQPPPPHPHPHPLSRSGSHLGMTPGARAAWDQGQAVRAGPQAPSSPLPPPPPPTTHELNRAYRDPGAITSAKIPPRDPPPAHYGMDHPSPRYASEPPPLTGQSVYTDANGRPLDPQQQAATCLVVDPASQSMIMRQETASPLTIQQQHQLQHQQQIQQQQLQQQQLQQQQLQQQQIQQQQLQQQQLQQQQLQQQQIQQQQLQQQQLQQQHLQQEQLQQQHLQQQQPQPLPPPPTMPVSDPNLSLTAPLPAPPAPVQTAVVAPAAPPPLQVGPTPVPPPPATPLPVPLPAPPTIAPQTPLPVDPKKTADPEFLSLLRNEGLSESTISSLIQQGFDSTNMLAVMEENDVRTVAPNLGQARVLSRLVHNCKRPVEATLAPSQPQTPMRGRSNSFSHRSDIYQPQHHHHHLPHTPQALAMDPQLMPPPTPGAMHTISPRMGEVIGRRPSSAPSQQLLEASGGYPGQPPRSPGPYSGALLPVHSRPMSAYSSGGTIPGVPMSGMQIMPQQMTGSMPAIPGSVHSMPGMPQQMPVSLPALPQPPQQVPKAYSTNYTVPMELMKRDRNLVPLSPMHSPHPSPQLIRKGVGPASENALVPVGASVQGQGALVANQKLSRRTGPPVIVSTMASPDTSIRPQIMNGPMHPRPLVALLDGRDCTVEMPILKDLATVAFCDAQSTQEIHEKVLNEAVGAMMYHTITLTREDLEKFKALRIIIRIGSGYDNIDIKAAGELGIAVCNIPSAAVEETADSTLCHILNLYRRNTWLYQALREGTRVQSVEQIREVASGAARIRGETLGLIGFGRSGQAVAMRAKAFGFNVIFYDPYLQDGLERSLGVQRVYTLQDLLYQSDCVSLHCNLNEHNHHLINDFTIKQMRQGAFLVNCARGGLVDEKALAQALKEGRIRGAALDVHESEPFSFSQGPLKDAPNLICTPHTAWYSEQASLEMREAAATEIRRAITGRIPDSLRNCVNKEFFVTTAPWGMMEQQQPQVHPEINGAAYSRVNQTMVQAIATGGMQDKLYT